Part of the Sulfuricurvum kujiense DSM 16994 genome, CTCCAAAGACAATCTCTATAAAGGGCTGTCGACGTTTGCGGTCGAGATGCTGGAGCTGCGAAACATCTTCAACCGTGCGAGCGAGAATACCCTTATCCTCGGGGATGAGATCAGCCACGGAACGGAGACCGAATCGGCGCTGGCGATCGTGGCGAGTGCGATCCTAAAACTGCGCGAGATCGGGAGTATGTTTATCTTTGCGACCCATCTGCATCAGCTTTCAAGCTTGAGTGAAATCCAAAAAGCGAAAGAGATCGTATTACTCCATCTGGGGGTCTATTACGACGAGGCGAGCGACCGCCTCGTCTATGACCGCAAGCTCAAAAGCAGCAGCGGCTCGACATTGTACGGGCTGGAATTTGCCAAATCGCTCCACATGGATGAGACCTTTTTGAAAAAGGCGTACGAAATCCGAGGACGCATTACCGACAAAACCCATGAAGCCTCGATGCTGAAGCGGGAGAAAAAGAGCCGCTACAATACGAAACTCTACCTCACCAAATGCGCGCTGTGCGATGAGGCGGTGGATGAGGTACACCATATCGTCCCTCAGGCGAATGCGGATGACGGCGGCTCCATCGGCCATTACGGGATGAATCACCGCTATAATTTGATACCACTTTGTTCGAAGCACCACAAGCTCGTGCACGAGGGCAAAATCGCCATTCATGGGTTCATCATGGGCGAGGATGGTTTACGGCTCAGTTATAGTGAAACGAGGAGTGATTTATAAGCCCTATTTTAGGGAGTTTTCTCAATGTTTTATGCAGTAAAATAGAGAAATTTAAAACAGTTTTTTCATAATTTTTGTGTAATGCTTTTTCAAGTTAACTACACAAAAACTTCACATTTTTTAAATAATAAATACTTATACTATATTGACAAAAAAATATCTCATCCCCTTAAGGGTAAAAAGTATTGCTTTAAGTGCCAAAATTACTGCTAAATATATCTTTTGATGCAATATAAACTACACAATTTTTGTCAAAGAATAAATATACAGTTATAGTGATTATTTATTTTGAAATATTTATTTTTTAAACTTTAGATTGACATTGTTTTGGCTAAAATAGTGACTACTTATAGCAAAGTGGTGGAATCGATAATGGCACTCTCTGAATCAGATACTCGTTCAAAACTCATTGACCCAAGAATCAAAGAGAGTGAATGGAACGAATCCCATATCGTTAGAGAGTATTTCTTTACGGATGGACGTAAACTTATCGGTAACAAAAGAGGTAAGCAATATTTTGTGGATTACCTTCTTACCTACAAAAATACCAACCTAGCCATTATCGAAGCCAAAGCTGAAAACAAAGACCCTTTGGATGGATTACAACAATCTATTAACTATGCAGAAAAACTCCGAATCGATTTTGTATACACCACTAACGGACATAAAATTTACGAACACTCGTTGAAAGAGGGCAATGGTAGATGGATCGAGAATTATCCGACACCAACAGAACTATTCGAGCGAAAATACGGACAGCCCCAAACCAAACAAGAAGCAATCATCACCTATCCTTTTCACATCGAAGGGAGTATGAAACCTCGTTTCTATCAACAAATCGCCGTTCAAAAAACAATTGAAGCGATAGCAGACGGTAAAGATAGAATCTTATTAACGTTGGCAACTGGTACGGGTAAAACCTATATCTCTTTTCAAATCGTGTACCGTTTATTCCAATCCAAATGGAATCGAGACGGAAGTGACCGTAGACCAAAGGTATTGTTCTTAGCAGATAGAAACGTCTTGGCAGATCAATCGATGAATACATTTAATCCATTGGAAAAAGATTGTGTAAGAATCAACGGTAAAGAGATTAAAAAACGAGGGGGAAAAGTCCCCACAAATGCCAATGTCTTTTTTGCAATTTATCAATCCATTGCAGAGAATAAAAACAGAGTAATCGAAGTATCCGAAGAAGATGGAGAGGATGATGTAAAAGGATATTATCAACAATATCCATCAAACTTTTTTGATTTAATTATTATCGATGAGTGTCACAGAGGAAGTGCAAACGATGAGAGTAGTTGGAGAGAGATCCTAAATCATTTCAAATCAGCTGTTCATTTAGGATTGACGGCAACACCAAAGAGAGATGATAACGGTGATACCTACAAATATTTTGGTGATCCTATCTATGAATATTCACTCAAAGATGGAATCAATGATGGATTCCTCACACCATATAAAGTTAAAAGAATTCAAACCAATATTGATGAATATAGATTTGATCCTAATGATATTATTACGGGTGAGCTAGAAAGCCAAATTGTTACACTAGAGCAGTTTGAAAAGCAAATCGTAATCCCCAAACGAACTGAATTGATAGCAAAAACGGTTTTAGAAAATATGAATCCGATGGATAAAACAATCGTATTCTGTGTAAATCAACAACACGCTTCCGATATGAAAATCGCAATCGATAAATTTAAAACGATCAAAGACAATAATTATTGTGTCAGGGTAACATCGGATGAAGGTGACATAGGTAGAAACTTTTTAGAGATGTTTCAAAACAACGATAGAGATATCCCAACCATTCTAACATCATCCAAAATGTTAACTACTGGTGTTGATGCAAAGAATGTTAGAAACGTTGTATTAACCGCACCTATCAAGTCAATGACGGAGTTTAAACAGATTATTGGACGAGGTACGAGGGTATACGAGGGAAAAGACTTTTTTACCATTATCGATTTCGTAGGGGCAACCAATTTATTTTATGATGATAGATGGGATGGAATTCCCGAAGAAGTTAGTGGAGGAAAAGGAGAAACATCACCAACTCCACGACCTCCAAAAGAAGAAGATGAAGATAGTAATACGGGTGGAGGAGATAATACTATAATTGTTGATCCTCCAATAAGAGAAAAAGTGACCATCGATATCAGAGGCAAAAAGCTAAAAGTCATTAATATCGAAACAACCTATGTCGGTGAAGACGGTATCCCACTCAAAACCGAAGATTATTTGGAATTGCTGATCGGTGTGTTAGGTAAATTTTACAATAACGAAGATGGATTAAGAGAGATATGGAGTAACCCGAAAAATCGTAAAGATTTACTGAATAAACTCAAAGAGATGAATATCGATGAATCTCAATTGGATGACCTAAAACAGATATTTGAAGCACAAGATAGTGATATTTACGATGTATTGGCACATCTATCATTCAATATGGATATTAAGAGCCGTAATGAAAGAGTTATAGCGGTTGAAAACTCTGATTTCGTAGAGAAGTATCACAATGAAAAAGCAAAACAGTTTATTGAATTCATATTAGATCGATACCGTAAAGACGGTGTAAAAGAGTTGGATGATGATAAGCTAGGTAAGTTGGTGGATTTGAGCGGATTGGGAACCATCAGAGAAGTTGCGGTTAACTTTGGTGGGATACCGCAGATGGGGCATGAGTATTTAGAGTTACAAAAAGAGATTTATAAGTGAAATATATAGTATTTAAATTATAGAAGGAAAAAACATTATGAGCACTGAATATCTAAAAACAGATTATGAAAAACTAGCATATTTTGTAAATCTTTTAAAATCAAGAGCATCGGGTAAAAATGTATCTGAGAGAGAATATACAGAGCTTAGAGAAGAGCTTTTGTCAAATAAAATATTGCAGAGTGTATTGCCAACTTTTATAAAAACAAATGGGGAACTAAACTCTTTTTGGAGATTTATTAAAGATAAATTTTCTACTTATGATGAACGAACAGAATTTCTAACAAAAGAATTTGAACCAATTTTGCGAATGCTAGAAAATAGTCAAACTTCATTACCCGCACTACAAAAATATGCACACACCAAAGACTCTATAAAACAAGAGCTAAAAGAGTATTTTATATCACATAATGTACTTTTAAATATATATGGAGAGTTTACACTTACAGACAAAAATATAGGAAATGGCGGTACATCAGAGGTTAAAGGCTTTGAGTTTGGTGGTAAACAGTATGCTATTAAGTTTTTACTTGAAGATGTATCACAAAAAGAGAGTCAAGCTTTCAAAAGATTTAAACAAGCTCATCTAAACTTAGTAGGTATCCAGCATAGCGGTGCAATTTTACCACAGTTGCATTTTGATGTTTTGAATATAGCACATATTAAAGTGCCTTATATCGTGATGCCAAGAGTTGAGCAGACACTGAAATCTTTTGTCAAAGAAAAAAAGAAAAAAGGTGAATTTTCGTTTGAGTTATTTGAGAAGATATTTGACAATTTGCTTCATATCATAGACTCTATACACTTGCTGAGTATTATCCATAGAGATATAAAACCTGAAAATATATTTTTATTTGAACGGAAATTTGTACTTGGTGACTTTGATATTGCGAAGTTTGATAAGGATTTATATACTAAGCTTATAGAAACTAGTCCCACAGATAGATTGGCGAATTATCTTTTCTCCGCTCCCGAGCAAGTTAAGGTTGATACAGATGAATTAACTACAAGTGCAGATTGGTATGCTTTTGCTCAAGTACTTTATTGGATTATTACTGAAACTGCTCTAAGAGGACAATCAAAAATACAGTTAACTCATATTGATTCACGATATAGTAAATATGAAAGCTTGATAGCAAATCTTTTATCTGAAAATCCCCAAGATAGATTTAGCTCAAAAAATGAGATACTTGAGCATTTGGAGTCAAAAAAGAAATTAAGCCCAGATCAGATTTTATTAGAGTTTGAGGACATTATTTTTAAGCATATGAGTCATTTAGGACAAAGTGGACAAGGCTTTAAAAAGTTTGAGGATATTGACTCTATCAATGAAATCATGCAGGACTTGAAAAATGGAGAGTCGAGATTAAATTATTGGCTTTCGCAAGGCTACTCAGATTTAGGTATAAATAGAATAAAAAAGTTGGGTTTATGTGATAGATGTTGGCTAATTGGTTATAACGAAGTAAAAATAAAATCGATATGGATATTTAAACATTATTACAACTTAGGATGTAGTTGCATAATAATAGAAACAGACAATTTAGAGTCAAGTGGAGTATATGAAATAAAACCAGAATATGTCAGTGAAGAGTTTGGATTGTTTAATGGACACTATATCAAGAGGGGTGAGGTTGATGTTGGCTGGGCTGAAATCGATGGCAAAAAAGTCAAGCTTAATGGTAAAGCTGAAATAAGAGTACGAATCTTAAAAGAAGATATTTTTTTCTTAGCTCCTCAAAATGGACCATTGGTAAGGCATGATGGTATTATAGATAGTATTTATAAAAGTTATCAAGAAGTTAAGGCTTTGAATGAACGATTACTTGAGCCTTTGAGCGGCATTAAGAAAAATATGGGTTATTGATCCGTCATTCCTCACTATCAAAGTTACTAGGTGATAGTAGAAATAAAGATGGTTCAAAAATTAATAAATTACCTATATTGATAAGGAACAATAATTGGAATCAAAAATTAATCGAATAACCGACATCCTTAGACGGGATGACGGTATCAGTGGTGCGATGCACTATACGGAGCAAATTAGTTGGATACTATTTTTAAAATTTCTCAATGATCTCGAAGACTCAAAAGCAGATGAAGCATTACTTATCGGTAAAGACTACAACTATATTTTAGATGATAAATTCAAATGGAGCAATTGGGCGGTTCCAAAAGTAAATGGGAAAATCGATCTCATCAATGCTAAAAGCGGAGCTGATCTACTGGATTTCGTAAACAAAGAGCTATTTTCGTATCTTAAGGGATTCAAAAACATTACTGAAGACCCAAAATCGATCAAATATAAAATCGGTGCAATTTTTGAATACTTAGACAACCGTATCGCAAATGGTCATACTATCAGAGAGATATTGGATATTATCGATGAGTTAGACTTCCACAACCAATCCGATCTTTTTCAACTCTCAATCATTTATGAAAAACTGCTCAAGGACATGGGAAGTGATGGTGGAAACAGTGGGGAGTTTTATACTCCTCGTCCACTTATCAAAGTAATGACGGATGTGGTTAATCCACAAGTCGGACAAACGATCTATGACCCTGCTGTAGGGAGTTGTGGATTTTTAATCGAAGCGTATAACCATATTCGATATCTCGATGCAAAAGAGAATAAACAACGAGATATATCTGTAAATCAGTTAAAATTTTTGAGCGAAGATACATTTTTCGGAAATGAGAAAACACCATTGTCCTATGTCATGGGTGTTATGAATATGATTCTACATGGAATCGAATCCCCGAATATCTCTAAGACCAATACGCTGACCAAAGATATCCGAGGGCTAGAAGAAAAAGATCGTTACGATATTATCCTAGCAAATCCACCATTCGGTGGAAAAGAAAAAGAACAAATTCAACAAAATTTCCCTATCAAGTCCAATGCTACAGAGCTACTATTTTTACAACATATGATGAATAGTTTAAAAGTAAATGGAAGATGTGGTGTAGTAATTCCAGAGGGTGTTTTATTCCAAACTAATAATGCGTTCCAAGCGGTCAAACAAGAGCTTTTAGAACGTTTTAATGTTCACACGATACTTAGTTTGCCATCAGGGGTGTTTTTGCCGTACAGTGGCGTTAAAACGAATGTCATCTTTTTCGATAGAAACGGATCAACATCGGATATATTTTATTACGAAGTCAATCCATTATCAAAACTCACAAAGAATAAGCCTATTACCTATGATCACTTCACCGAATTTTTAGCCGTATGGAAAGAGAGAAAGATTACTGACAACAGTTGGATAGTAAATATTAACGATATCAAAGATTTTGATATATCGGCAAAAAATCCAAATCGAAATGAAACCATCGATCATAAATCACCGATTGAATTGGTGGAAAATATCAAACTTAACAATGAAGAAATCAATGATTTGATGAATGAGATTGAAGCGATATTGATAGGAAAAGATATTAATGAGTGAGTTATATGAACTTCCGAATGGGTGGGTATATAAACAATTAGATGAAATTGTATTCAGAATGCACCAAGGGGTAAATACTGCTGCAGATAAAGTTGAATTTTATTCTGATGGTTATCCTATTATTCAGAGTAGAAATATTACTTCTGGTGAATTACATTTTGAGAACATTAAGTATGTTAATGAAGAAGATTGGAATTTATATGAAAAAAAATACAAACCAAAAATAAATGATATTTTATTGTCAAATATTGGAACAATTGGTAAAAGTATTATTGTAAATCAAAATGATAATTTTTTAATTCATTGGAATATATTTTTGATTGAACCACAGACAGAGCTTGTATCAGCTCAGTTTTTGAAAGTATTTTTAGATAAATTAGATAATGATAGTTACTATGATCAATTTTTAAAAGGTGCTACAGTAAAATTTGTAAGTAAAAAGAATTTAGCATCTACTTTAATTCCGCTTCCGCCACTCCAAGAACAGCAACGAATTGTTTCAAAACTCGATTCACTTTTCGAAAAAATCGATAAAGCAATCTCTCTTCATCAGAAAAATATTGATGAAGCTGATGTGTTTATGGGAAGTGTTTTGAATGAAGTTTTTGAGGAGATGGATGGTCAATACAAAAAAGAAAAACTAGAGAAATTTGACCGAAAAATGTCTGCTGGTGGGACTCCTTTGCGGGCAAAAAATGAATATTGGGATGATGGCACAATCGAATGGTTTAGTTCTGGAGAGTTGAATCAACAATTTACATTACCAGCAAAAGAACGAATAACTGACGAAGGTCTTAAAAATTCATCAGCAAAGCTTTTTTCTAAAGGTACATTATTAATTGGTATGTACGATACTGCCGCAATGAAAATGTCCATATTGCATACTGATGGTAGCTGTAATCAAGCAATCGTTGGAATCAAACCAAATGAAGATGAATTAAACATATTCTTTTTGAAATATCAACTAGAATATTTAAAACCAAAGATTTTAGAAGAACGTCAAGGTGTTCGTCAACAAAACCTTAACTTATCAAAAATTAAAAATGTTGAGATCGAACTTCCTCCACTTCCAATCCAACAAAAAGTTGTAGTTTATTTAGATTCTGTATCCGAAAAAATGGAAAAAGTTAAAACGATTCAAAAAGAAAAAATGGAAAGTCTCAAAGCGTTGAAAGCGTCTATCTTGGATAAAGCGTTTAGGGGTGAGTTGTAATGGATTTGAATGCTATCGGAATAGGTGCTATCATAGGCGCAACAGTTGTTGCAGGGACTAATTTGTATATCTTCATACACAATGGTAAAAAAGCTGAGATAAAAGAGCGCATAGAGAAGCTATATAGTCCGTTATATGAGTATTATTTAGAAAATATGAGATATGGGTCAGAGGAGCCATATAATAACTTTCTAGCACTCAAGAAGATATACATAAAAAACAGCATCTACGCATCTGATATATTAAAAGAACTTTTTGATGAGGTTCTTGATAAAGAATCAGAGTTTATGGAATTACCCGAAAATGAACGAGCTATAAAAATGGATGAAATACTTTTCAGAGATGACAAAGATCAAGAAAATGCTTTCAAGAATATGATGACTAGAATTGGTGGCTGGATAGATAGAGAGCATGATGAACTACAGATATATTATGCAAAAGGGCTGATAGGGCGATTTTTTTGGAGACTTGAAATAAACAATAACTCTTCTTATGCCAGAGGAGCTTTACCTGCGGGACGTAGCTTTTCATAATATTGGAATGATCCCCGTTTTATAGACACATTAGTTTTCCGCTAACACCTCAAAGTTTATAACCATTCAAATCAGTTGATTGTGTCAAATTTGCTGCTTGATTATCTATCTTTATACAAAAAAATCTCTCATTCTTATATTGAAAAAAGTGTTTAAGTTAGTACAAAAATTGCTAAAAATATCAATTTTGATGCAATTTGATGCAAAAAAAACTACACAAAAACTTCACATATTTTTTTTATGATATACTTGAAACTCCGATAAATAGGGTATTTAAAATGAAAAAAAATTATCGCTACAACCTCATTCCGCTGTGTGCCAAACACCACCGTTTGGTTCATGAGGGGAAAATTGCCATCCACGGATTTGTGATGAGCGAGGACGGTTTACGGCTGAGTTACAGCGAAAATACAACACTAAAGGATGATCTGTGAGCGTATTACTCGAATTTGCGATGTTTCCGACCAGCGATGAGTGCCGGAAGGGTGCTTCCGTATCGCATCAGGTGGCTAAAATCATCGATATGATCGATCAAAGCGGATTGGCTTATCAACTCACCCCGATGGGGACGATCGTTGAGTGTGAGAGTGTTAAAGAGGCTCTCAGTGTGGTTGAGCGTTCGTATGAACAGCTAGCGGGATGCGAGAGAGTGTATTCGACGATCAAACTGGATATCCGAGAGGGAAAACTCGGACGTTTAAAAGGGAAAATCGATTCGGTGGAGTCCAAAATCGGTCGAAAAATCAACCAATAACCTTACGCCATCACTTTGTGAAGCGGGCGGGCGTACGGCTGGATGAGCTGCGAATAGATTTTCGGTATATCGAGGATCGAAATCATCTCATTTCCGAAATCCTCCGGATTGTCCGGGATAATGACCGCTTTGGTCAATGAATTTTCATTTTTCAATACATTGCTGTAGTGGCTGATCGAGCGGAACGGAATTTCAGGGCTGCTATAGATCGCATCGACGGCAAATCCGAGATACACCACCTGTTTTTCAATGACGGTTTTGACGAGGACAATCGTTTCGATCTTTTTGTCGTATTTTATCTCCATCCCGAGCAGTTTTGCCACTGAGATGACACTTACCATCCGCTTGTCATAACTGATGACTCCCAGATTGTATTCACTGGCGTGCAGGATGGAGGTAAGCTCCTGATGCGCCAGCTAGCAGACGACGTTTTTGGATTCAACCGCAAAAAGCGATCCGCCAACGAAGAAGGTCGAAATCTCGCACGTCTCTTCGGTGCCGTTCGGTTTCGGATAGGTGTAGACCCGTTGGGCCGGAGCTTCACAATCTAGCGCCTGAACTTCACCGATAGGACGGTAGAGGAGGGCGATGATATCGTTGTCGTACCCGTCGCTTTGTTTGTATTCTCTGTATCCGTTGGAGCAGGTTGCGCCGAGTGCGTAATAGATTCCATTGAACGGGAGAATCTGCGCGTCGCTTTGTCCCGGCGTGAGTTCCAAAATCGATACCGGAAGATTGAGTACCTCACCTACGCTGATCTCAGTAGTGGTGGTAGAGATAACACGGCCGCTGCGATCGATGAATAGAGCAAACATTCCCTCAGGGATATTATGATGTTCATCTTTGGGAAGGGTATCGTGCAGCATCGCTTCAAACTGCGATTCCGCATCAAAGACGATTCCGATACCGCCGACGTTCTCTTCTTTGAAATTGCGGATACAGGCATTATAGATATAGGTAGAGCGGTTGGAATAATAGGGACTTGGTTCAAACGTGGATACGACGTAATCCTGCGTCGTTTTCAGATCAAGAGTCTCCATCGCCCATGAATAACCTACTTTTTTGCCGATAATCGCATTGTCGGACGGGTTGGAAACGGCGATGATCGTCCCCTCTCGATCGTAAATGAACATGGTGCTGTAAACGGTATAGAGTCCGTTGATGTAGCCCAGTATGGAGTTCATCTTTTCTCGGTTTTCGTCGCTGATGTTGATATGGGACAAACA contains:
- a CDS encoding thiamine-binding protein; this translates as MSVLLEFAMFPTSDECRKGASVSHQVAKIIDMIDQSGLAYQLTPMGTIVECESVKEALSVVERSYEQLAGCERVYSTIKLDIREGKLGRLKGKIDSVESKIGRKINQ
- a CDS encoding protein kinase domain-containing protein — protein: MSTEYLKTDYEKLAYFVNLLKSRASGKNVSEREYTELREELLSNKILQSVLPTFIKTNGELNSFWRFIKDKFSTYDERTEFLTKEFEPILRMLENSQTSLPALQKYAHTKDSIKQELKEYFISHNVLLNIYGEFTLTDKNIGNGGTSEVKGFEFGGKQYAIKFLLEDVSQKESQAFKRFKQAHLNLVGIQHSGAILPQLHFDVLNIAHIKVPYIVMPRVEQTLKSFVKEKKKKGEFSFELFEKIFDNLLHIIDSIHLLSIIHRDIKPENIFLFERKFVLGDFDIAKFDKDLYTKLIETSPTDRLANYLFSAPEQVKVDTDELTTSADWYAFAQVLYWIITETALRGQSKIQLTHIDSRYSKYESLIANLLSENPQDRFSSKNEILEHLESKKKLSPDQILLEFEDIIFKHMSHLGQSGQGFKKFEDIDSINEIMQDLKNGESRLNYWLSQGYSDLGINRIKKLGLCDRCWLIGYNEVKIKSIWIFKHYYNLGCSCIIIETDNLESSGVYEIKPEYVSEEFGLFNGHYIKRGEVDVGWAEIDGKKVKLNGKAEIRVRILKEDIFFLAPQNGPLVRHDGIIDSIYKSYQEVKALNERLLEPLSGIKKNMGY
- a CDS encoding chemotaxis protein CheW; the protein is MAHQELTSILHASEYNLGVISYDKRMVSVISVAKLLGMEIKYDKKIETIVLVKTVIEKQVVYLGFAVDAIYSSPEIPFRSISHYSNVLKNENSLTKAVIIPDNPEDFGNEMISILDIPKIYSQLIQPYARPLHKVMA
- a CDS encoding HsdM family class I SAM-dependent methyltransferase, whose amino-acid sequence is MESKINRITDILRRDDGISGAMHYTEQISWILFLKFLNDLEDSKADEALLIGKDYNYILDDKFKWSNWAVPKVNGKIDLINAKSGADLLDFVNKELFSYLKGFKNITEDPKSIKYKIGAIFEYLDNRIANGHTIREILDIIDELDFHNQSDLFQLSIIYEKLLKDMGSDGGNSGEFYTPRPLIKVMTDVVNPQVGQTIYDPAVGSCGFLIEAYNHIRYLDAKENKQRDISVNQLKFLSEDTFFGNEKTPLSYVMGVMNMILHGIESPNISKTNTLTKDIRGLEEKDRYDIILANPPFGGKEKEQIQQNFPIKSNATELLFLQHMMNSLKVNGRCGVVIPEGVLFQTNNAFQAVKQELLERFNVHTILSLPSGVFLPYSGVKTNVIFFDRNGSTSDIFYYEVNPLSKLTKNKPITYDHFTEFLAVWKERKITDNSWIVNINDIKDFDISAKNPNRNETIDHKSPIELVENIKLNNEEINDLMNEIEAILIGKDINE
- the hsdR gene encoding EcoAI/FtnUII family type I restriction enzme subunit R encodes the protein MALSESDTRSKLIDPRIKESEWNESHIVREYFFTDGRKLIGNKRGKQYFVDYLLTYKNTNLAIIEAKAENKDPLDGLQQSINYAEKLRIDFVYTTNGHKIYEHSLKEGNGRWIENYPTPTELFERKYGQPQTKQEAIITYPFHIEGSMKPRFYQQIAVQKTIEAIADGKDRILLTLATGTGKTYISFQIVYRLFQSKWNRDGSDRRPKVLFLADRNVLADQSMNTFNPLEKDCVRINGKEIKKRGGKVPTNANVFFAIYQSIAENKNRVIEVSEEDGEDDVKGYYQQYPSNFFDLIIIDECHRGSANDESSWREILNHFKSAVHLGLTATPKRDDNGDTYKYFGDPIYEYSLKDGINDGFLTPYKVKRIQTNIDEYRFDPNDIITGELESQIVTLEQFEKQIVIPKRTELIAKTVLENMNPMDKTIVFCVNQQHASDMKIAIDKFKTIKDNNYCVRVTSDEGDIGRNFLEMFQNNDRDIPTILTSSKMLTTGVDAKNVRNVVLTAPIKSMTEFKQIIGRGTRVYEGKDFFTIIDFVGATNLFYDDRWDGIPEEVSGGKGETSPTPRPPKEEDEDSNTGGGDNTIIVDPPIREKVTIDIRGKKLKVINIETTYVGEDGIPLKTEDYLELLIGVLGKFYNNEDGLREIWSNPKNRKDLLNKLKEMNIDESQLDDLKQIFEAQDSDIYDVLAHLSFNMDIKSRNERVIAVENSDFVEKYHNEKAKQFIEFILDRYRKDGVKELDDDKLGKLVDLSGLGTIREVAVNFGGIPQMGHEYLELQKEIYK
- a CDS encoding restriction endonuclease subunit S, giving the protein MSELYELPNGWVYKQLDEIVFRMHQGVNTAADKVEFYSDGYPIIQSRNITSGELHFENIKYVNEEDWNLYEKKYKPKINDILLSNIGTIGKSIIVNQNDNFLIHWNIFLIEPQTELVSAQFLKVFLDKLDNDSYYDQFLKGATVKFVSKKNLASTLIPLPPLQEQQRIVSKLDSLFEKIDKAISLHQKNIDEADVFMGSVLNEVFEEMDGQYKKEKLEKFDRKMSAGGTPLRAKNEYWDDGTIEWFSSGELNQQFTLPAKERITDEGLKNSSAKLFSKGTLLIGMYDTAAMKMSILHTDGSCNQAIVGIKPNEDELNIFFLKYQLEYLKPKILEERQGVRQQNLNLSKIKNVEIELPPLPIQQKVVVYLDSVSEKMEKVKTIQKEKMESLKALKASILDKAFRGEL